A region from the Pleurocapsa minor HA4230-MV1 genome encodes:
- a CDS encoding aldo/keto reductase family protein, whose product MKYRQLGNSDLKVSELILGSWLTYGGGVERQKAEACIHKAFALGINCIDTANVYGRGAAESLLGEILQGRDRSSYILATKVYFPMSESDRGLSATQIHKQIDASLQRLRTDYVDLYQCHRYDVNTPLEETMEALTEVVRQGKARYIGFSEWSPEQIQAALDLPNVEKFVSSQPQYSMLWRKPEAEVFPLCAANGIGQIVWSPLAQGVLTGKYQPGQAPPQDSRAANDQMNGFMGNFSSDRILSAVQNLKPIAQRLNISLAQLALAWILRDERVSSAIIGASRPEQVEDNAAASEVKLSSDVLKDIETVLSPVLSSVTA is encoded by the coding sequence ATGAAATATAGACAACTTGGCAATAGCGATCTCAAAGTTTCTGAATTAATTTTAGGCTCTTGGTTAACCTATGGCGGTGGAGTTGAGCGACAAAAAGCTGAAGCCTGTATTCATAAAGCTTTTGCTCTTGGCATTAACTGTATCGACACTGCCAATGTATACGGACGTGGGGCAGCAGAATCTTTATTAGGAGAAATTTTACAGGGACGCGATCGCAGTTCTTACATCTTGGCGACCAAAGTTTATTTTCCTATGTCAGAAAGCGATCGCGGTTTATCGGCAACTCAAATCCACAAACAAATTGATGCTTCCTTGCAACGTCTACGCACGGATTATGTCGATCTCTATCAGTGTCATCGTTATGACGTAAATACGCCCCTAGAAGAAACAATGGAAGCTTTAACTGAAGTAGTAAGGCAAGGTAAAGCCCGCTATATTGGCTTTAGTGAATGGAGTCCCGAGCAAATTCAAGCAGCATTAGATCTACCCAATGTAGAAAAGTTTGTCTCCAGTCAACCTCAATACTCAATGCTATGGCGCAAACCCGAAGCAGAAGTATTTCCTTTGTGTGCTGCCAATGGTATCGGTCAGATTGTTTGGTCACCCCTAGCCCAAGGTGTTCTGACTGGAAAATACCAACCAGGACAAGCACCACCACAAGATTCTCGCGCAGCAAACGACCAGATGAATGGTTTTATGGGCAATTTTTCTAGCGATCGCATCCTTAGTGCCGTACAAAACCTCAAGCCGATCGCGCAAAGATTAAATATTTCCCTAGCTCAACTAGCTTTAGCCTGGATCTTGCGAGATGAGCGAGTATCTTCCGCTATTATCGGTGCGAGTCGTCCCGAACAGGTAGAAGACAATGCCGCAGCATCGGAAGTTAAATTGAGTAGCGATGTCTTAAAAGATATTGAAACAGTACTTTCGCCCGTCCTCTCATCCGTCACAGCTTAG
- the fldA gene encoding flavodoxin FldA: protein MAKIGLFYGSTTGKTEEAAEAIQNALGGSSVVTLHEIAEVSDSDFADYERIIIACPTWDIGGLQSDWEGFYEDELDNIDFSGKKVAYFGTGDQVGYADNFQDAMGILEEKISSLGGETVGHWSTDGYEHEASKADRGGKFVGLALDEDNQSELTDERIQKWTTQLKSEFAL, encoded by the coding sequence ATGGCTAAAATTGGTCTATTTTACGGCTCGACTACGGGTAAAACAGAAGAAGCAGCCGAAGCAATACAAAACGCTTTAGGAGGCTCAAGCGTTGTGACACTCCACGAAATCGCTGAGGTCTCAGATAGTGACTTTGCCGACTATGAGCGCATTATTATTGCTTGTCCTACCTGGGATATTGGCGGATTACAATCAGACTGGGAAGGCTTTTACGAAGACGAGCTAGATAATATCGATTTTAGCGGTAAGAAAGTGGCATATTTTGGCACAGGCGATCAAGTAGGCTATGCCGATAATTTTCAAGATGCGATGGGAATCTTGGAAGAAAAGATTTCTAGTTTAGGTGGTGAAACAGTAGGTCATTGGTCTACAGACGGTTATGAACACGAAGCATCCAAAGCCGATCGGGGTGGCAAATTTGTCGGCTTGGCTTTAGATGAAGATAATCAATCAGAATTAACAGATGAACGAATTCAGAAATGGACGACACAATTAAAGTCTGAATTTGCTCTCTAG
- a CDS encoding alpha/beta fold hydrolase translates to MKISPATAPVWINANPSFKDFDGRIVRYLSQQIPVAYWEYYQELDEASSLKIAITLLHDYLKSRSQPTDLIGHGTGGLLGLLYAREHPERVKSLTLLGVGCSPTIDWQAHYYQMRKLLPCSQDIILARMVQMMFGHQSRANVKNLVEILKQDLYTAPTAHSLYQLDRVESGKVLMPMMVCGSDNDGIVDRSALRGWSDYLKDDDLLWINPLGHHFFHYFFPEYTGRKIIKFWQNVEQNCVSSKLIALQKTCHP, encoded by the coding sequence ATGAAGATATCTCCTGCAACAGCACCAGTTTGGATTAATGCCAATCCTAGTTTTAAAGACTTTGACGGTCGTATCGTTCGCTATTTATCTCAACAAATACCCGTTGCTTATTGGGAATATTATCAGGAACTAGACGAAGCAAGTTCTCTGAAAATAGCGATAACATTACTGCACGACTATCTTAAATCCCGATCGCAACCGACAGATTTAATCGGTCATGGCACAGGTGGTTTACTCGGATTACTTTATGCTCGTGAACATCCTGAGCGCGTAAAATCTTTAACTTTGCTGGGAGTAGGTTGCTCGCCGACTATTGACTGGCAAGCGCACTATTATCAGATGCGAAAGTTATTACCTTGCAGTCAAGATATTATTCTTGCTCGGATGGTACAGATGATGTTTGGTCATCAAAGCCGAGCAAATGTCAAAAATCTAGTTGAAATCCTGAAACAAGATTTATATACTGCACCTACTGCTCATTCACTTTATCAATTAGATCGAGTAGAATCGGGAAAAGTATTGATGCCAATGATGGTATGCGGTAGTGATAATGATGGTATTGTCGATCGCTCTGCTTTACGAGGATGGTCAGATTATTTAAAAGATGATGATCTACTCTGGATAAACCCATTGGGACATCATTTCTTTCATTATTTTTTCCCTGAATATACAGGCAGGAAAATAATTAAATTCTGGCAAAATGTAGAGCAAAATTGTGTCTCTTCCAAACTGATAGCATTACAAAAGACTTGTCATCCTTAA
- a CDS encoding MgtC/SapB family protein: protein MDAISWQKILVRLLFAFILGSAVGIERRWDQTKQNIQANSQVALGAAMFSLLVSSASETKFVSQLVLGISILCAGIFLQQQARQSPAQPISIVTQLWCAGAAGSLVGYGLFLPAYISISIIFITNLLFPAAKTSLNLHLEKKTVDDTNLLFPASETNLNLHPEKEKVDDLDLSKAAIDQETYYQCHVNCLAVDEAQVLSLLVQLCKEQQLTPTKISSRNLDNNPSPSAPEIEVQMDFVTDRDISPLELQQVLISLKSKLKIMSASWSEIGKNNHFLSRLVLRI from the coding sequence ATGGACGCAATTAGTTGGCAAAAAATCTTAGTAAGATTATTGTTTGCTTTTATTCTTGGAAGTGCGGTCGGAATTGAAAGAAGATGGGATCAAACTAAACAAAACATTCAAGCCAATAGCCAAGTAGCTTTGGGAGCAGCAATGTTTTCCCTACTTGTCAGTTCAGCTTCAGAAACCAAATTTGTTTCTCAGTTGGTGTTAGGTATCAGTATTCTTTGTGCTGGCATTTTTTTACAACAACAGGCAAGACAGTCACCTGCCCAACCTATAAGTATTGTAACTCAGCTTTGGTGTGCAGGTGCAGCAGGCTCTTTGGTAGGATACGGTCTTTTTTTGCCTGCTTATATCAGTATCTCAATTATTTTCATCACTAATTTATTGTTTCCAGCTGCAAAAACAAGTTTGAATCTTCATCTAGAAAAAAAGACGGTTGACGATACTAATTTATTGTTTCCAGCTTCAGAAACAAATTTGAATCTTCATCCAGAAAAAGAGAAGGTTGACGATTTAGATTTAAGTAAGGCTGCAATAGATCAAGAAACTTATTACCAGTGTCACGTAAACTGCTTGGCAGTAGACGAAGCACAAGTACTATCTTTATTAGTTCAATTATGTAAAGAACAACAGCTAACGCCAACGAAAATTAGCAGTAGAAATTTAGACAATAACCCCTCCCCCTCTGCTCCTGAAATCGAGGTGCAAATGGATTTTGTTACCGATCGCGATATTAGCCCCCTAGAATTACAGCAGGTATTAATCAGCCTGAAGTCAAAACTGAAAATTATGTCAGCTAGTTGGTCAGAAATCGGTAAAAATAACCACTTTTTATCAAGATTAGTATTAAGAATATGA
- a CDS encoding cation diffusion facilitator family transporter, with protein sequence MNLSHQKLDSQQSKRQSSIQKVLYITLGLNLLVLETKFSLGLATGSLSLLADALHSLSDSASNILGLIAMRLANPKPDWDHPYGHSKFESLGALGIAGFLIVAGIEILDSAVKRLFFAGDSESIEVSNLSLVMMITVLMINIGVAVYEAERGKALNSKLLQADARHTFSDVWVTVILLVGMWGIRLGFGWLDIVLAFLVAGLVFWSAWEVIRENVPFLSDRVAIPAREIMKTVTDVYGVLNCHSITSRGVLGQAIFIEMHLVVAPREISEAYKIVEAVEQKLQEKYGSVHATIQLEPHKNIELLESHLKQPQS encoded by the coding sequence ATGAATTTATCTCATCAAAAACTAGACTCGCAGCAATCAAAAAGACAAAGTTCAATTCAAAAAGTGCTTTACATAACGTTGGGGTTGAACCTGTTGGTTTTAGAAACAAAATTTAGCTTGGGTTTAGCAACAGGTTCTCTTAGCTTGTTAGCAGATGCCCTACACTCATTGTCAGACAGTGCCAGCAATATTTTAGGTTTAATTGCGATGCGCCTTGCTAATCCTAAACCAGATTGGGATCATCCTTATGGACATTCTAAGTTTGAATCTTTAGGGGCATTGGGAATTGCAGGTTTTTTAATTGTGGCTGGGATTGAAATTTTGGACTCAGCGGTGAAACGTCTTTTTTTCGCTGGGGACAGTGAATCTATCGAGGTTAGCAATCTCAGTCTAGTGATGATGATCACTGTATTGATGATTAATATTGGCGTTGCTGTATACGAAGCCGAAAGAGGAAAAGCTCTTAATAGCAAACTTTTACAAGCCGATGCTCGACATACTTTCAGTGATGTTTGGGTGACAGTAATTCTGTTGGTTGGGATGTGGGGAATACGTTTAGGATTCGGGTGGCTGGATATCGTCTTGGCTTTTCTGGTGGCAGGTTTAGTGTTTTGGAGTGCTTGGGAAGTAATTAGAGAGAATGTTCCTTTCTTGAGCGATCGCGTAGCTATTCCAGCTAGAGAAATTATGAAAACTGTAACGGATGTATATGGCGTACTTAACTGTCATTCAATTACGTCTAGAGGCGTATTGGGTCAAGCAATATTTATCGAGATGCACTTAGTAGTTGCACCGCGAGAAATCAGTGAGGCATACAAAATTGTCGAAGCAGTAGAACAAAAGCTGCAAGAAAAGTATGGTTCTGTACATGCAACAATTCAGCTAGAACCGCACAAAAACATCGAACTATTAGAAAGTCATCTTAAACAGCCCCAAAGTTAA
- the proS gene encoding proline--tRNA ligase, which produces MRLNQMLFVTLRETPAEAEIPSHQLLLRAGYIRRIGSGIYAYMPLMWRVLQKVSQIVREEMDATGAQECLLPQLQPSQLWQESGRWDTYTKAEGIMFSLTDRSDRELGLGPTHEEIITTIARETIRSYRQLPLNLYQIQTKFRDEIRPRFGLMRGREFIMKDAYSFHVDEASLKETYQAMDRAYRQIMTRCGLQFRPVDADSGAIGGSGSQEFMILAEAGEDEILYTEDGNYAANTEKAVSLPPDVVESPFSSYEKLATPNTETIATLAEAVNCSPTVIVKNVLYEVIYDNATTVLVLINIRGDRDVNEVKLTNELTKLAPQYQAKTIIALTVPDATAQKKWAAKPLPLGYIAPNLADDYISTSKNVVQQFLRLADRTVLDLKNFVTGANEVGYHVVGANWGDNFTLPELQVDIQKAQAGDRAIHDPSQTLSSARGIEAGHIFQLGTEYSEAMGANFTNEQGATEPLWMGCYGIGVSRLAQAAVEQSYDRDGIIWPVAIAPYHVIVIVPNISDEEKMAVGERLYEEFKQAGVEVLLDDRKERAGVKFKDSELVGIPYRVVTGRSLSEGKVEVVKRATKESQDLPVESVVATVKQWIEAELRARR; this is translated from the coding sequence ATGCGACTAAACCAGATGCTGTTTGTGACACTGAGAGAAACTCCAGCAGAGGCAGAAATACCCAGTCATCAGTTGTTACTTCGTGCAGGCTATATCCGCCGTATTGGTAGCGGAATTTATGCTTATATGCCCTTGATGTGGCGAGTGTTACAGAAGGTATCGCAAATTGTCCGAGAAGAGATGGATGCAACAGGAGCGCAGGAATGCTTATTGCCTCAGCTACAGCCATCCCAGCTCTGGCAGGAATCAGGACGGTGGGATACTTACACTAAGGCAGAAGGAATTATGTTTTCTCTGACCGATCGCAGCGATCGCGAATTGGGTTTAGGGCCAACCCACGAAGAGATTATTACTACCATTGCCCGTGAAACGATTCGCTCTTATCGTCAGCTACCGTTGAATTTATATCAGATTCAAACTAAATTTCGCGATGAGATTCGTCCTCGTTTTGGCTTGATGCGCGGACGAGAATTTATCATGAAAGATGCCTATTCTTTCCATGTGGATGAGGCTAGTTTAAAAGAAACTTATCAGGCGATGGATCGGGCCTACCGCCAGATTATGACCCGCTGTGGGTTACAATTTCGCCCCGTAGACGCAGATTCGGGAGCGATTGGCGGTTCGGGATCTCAGGAGTTTATGATTCTGGCAGAAGCAGGAGAAGACGAGATTCTCTATACCGAAGATGGGAATTATGCCGCCAACACTGAAAAAGCGGTATCTTTACCTCCTGATGTGGTGGAGTCGCCTTTTAGCAGTTACGAAAAGTTAGCCACTCCCAATACGGAAACGATCGCCACCCTAGCCGAAGCGGTTAATTGTTCGCCGACAGTAATTGTGAAAAACGTATTATACGAGGTGATTTACGATAACGCCACGACTGTTTTGGTCTTGATTAATATCCGTGGCGATCGCGATGTCAATGAAGTCAAGCTAACTAATGAATTAACTAAACTTGCTCCTCAGTACCAGGCTAAGACAATTATTGCGCTTACTGTACCTGATGCCACTGCGCAAAAAAAATGGGCAGCCAAACCCTTACCTTTAGGCTATATCGCTCCCAACTTAGCTGATGACTATATCAGCACTTCTAAGAATGTAGTGCAGCAATTCTTGCGTTTAGCCGATCGAACTGTATTAGATCTCAAAAACTTTGTCACAGGGGCGAATGAAGTAGGCTATCACGTCGTCGGGGCAAACTGGGGCGATAACTTTACCCTACCTGAACTGCAAGTAGATATTCAAAAAGCTCAAGCAGGCGATCGCGCAATCCACGATCCCAGTCAAACCTTAAGCAGTGCCAGAGGTATCGAAGCTGGGCATATTTTCCAACTAGGGACAGAATATTCCGAGGCGATGGGGGCCAACTTTACTAACGAACAGGGTGCAACAGAACCCCTCTGGATGGGCTGCTATGGTATTGGTGTATCACGTTTAGCTCAAGCAGCAGTAGAACAATCCTACGATCGAGATGGCATTATTTGGCCTGTGGCGATCGCTCCCTATCATGTCATCGTCATCGTACCGAATATCTCTGACGAAGAGAAAATGGCGGTGGGAGAAAGACTCTATGAAGAGTTTAAACAGGCGGGAGTAGAAGTCTTACTAGATGACCGCAAAGAACGAGCAGGAGTAAAATTTAAGGATAGTGAACTAGTGGGTATTCCCTATCGCGTGGTCACAGGGCGATCGCTCTCTGAAGGCAAGGTAGAGGTGGTGAAACGAGCAACTAAAGAATCCCAAGATCTACCTGTGGAATCGGTCGTAGCAACTGTCAAGCAATGGATTGAAGCAGAACTGCGCGCTCGCCGTTGA
- the psbV gene encoding cytochrome c-550 produces the protein MLKRFLLATVAALFLVIQFKIGIVNAVELDESIRTVPLNDKGDTITLSLKQVKQGQRVFVDSCSYCHKGGATKTNPNVNLGLTALSGAYPARDNVEGIVDYLKNPTTYDGEKDIYEFHPNTTRSDLYPKMRNLTDEDLEAVAGHILIQPEIRGILWGGGKVYN, from the coding sequence ATGTTGAAAAGATTTTTACTTGCTACTGTAGCTGCCTTATTTTTGGTAATTCAATTTAAAATTGGAATCGTTAATGCGGTGGAACTTGATGAGAGCATTCGTACTGTTCCCCTAAATGACAAAGGAGACACAATAACCTTAAGTCTCAAACAGGTTAAACAAGGACAAAGAGTATTTGTTGATAGCTGTAGTTATTGTCACAAGGGTGGCGCAACCAAAACTAATCCTAACGTTAACTTAGGTTTAACTGCTTTATCTGGAGCTTATCCCGCCAGAGATAACGTTGAAGGAATTGTAGATTATCTCAAAAACCCCACTACCTATGATGGGGAAAAAGATATTTATGAATTCCACCCTAATACCACTCGCTCCGATCTTTATCCCAAGATGCGCAATCTGACTGATGAAGATTTAGAAGCAGTTGCGGGACATATTTTAATTCAACCTGAAATTCGCGGCATCCTTTGGGGTGGCGGTAAGGTTTATAACTAG
- a CDS encoding translation initiation factor IF-2, whose protein sequence is MGFAELSIADIAAEYDLEEQVVFELCDRFKINYKNERTCLALEDAKAIIMEILATKTNSEAG, encoded by the coding sequence ATGGGCTTTGCAGAACTATCAATTGCTGATATTGCAGCAGAATATGACTTAGAAGAACAAGTCGTATTTGAGCTTTGCGATCGCTTTAAAATAAACTATAAAAACGAACGCACTTGTTTAGCATTAGAAGATGCTAAGGCAATAATTATGGAAATTCTGGCTACTAAAACTAATTCAGAAGCTGGTTAA
- the cobA gene encoding uroporphyrinogen-III C-methyltransferase: protein MNQPKYLGKVYLVGAGPGDPGLLTVKGKTLLEHADVVIYDALVSPEIMAIIPATTEKINAGKRRKRHSLPQAQTTELLRTKAQSNAVVVRLKGGDPFVFGRGGEEMADLVRAGVEVEVVPGITSGIAAPAYAGIPVTHRRYNSSVTFVTGHEATEKYRPEVNWQAIAQGSETIVIYMGVHNLSRIIPSLLTGGMTLETPIALIRWGTRPDQTELIGTLGTIVEQVTTTGFQAPAIAVIGKVVDLRSLLLPHK from the coding sequence ATGAATCAACCAAAGTATCTCGGTAAGGTTTATTTAGTTGGTGCAGGCCCAGGAGATCCTGGCTTACTGACGGTGAAGGGAAAAACCCTACTAGAACATGCTGATGTTGTTATTTATGATGCCTTGGTTAGCCCAGAAATTATGGCAATTATTCCTGCCACAACTGAAAAAATCAACGCAGGCAAGCGTCGAAAGCGCCATTCTTTACCCCAGGCGCAAACCACTGAATTACTGAGAACTAAGGCCCAAAGCAACGCCGTAGTAGTTCGTCTTAAAGGAGGCGATCCTTTTGTGTTTGGCAGAGGTGGAGAGGAAATGGCGGATCTAGTTCGAGCAGGGGTAGAGGTAGAAGTAGTACCTGGTATTACTTCAGGGATTGCTGCTCCCGCTTATGCTGGCATTCCCGTGACTCATCGTCGCTACAATTCTTCTGTCACCTTTGTCACAGGACACGAAGCTACGGAAAAATATCGGCCCGAAGTCAACTGGCAGGCGATCGCTCAAGGTTCAGAGACTATTGTGATTTATATGGGAGTTCATAACCTGTCCCGTATTATTCCCAGTTTGCTCACTGGAGGTATGACCCTGGAAACTCCGATCGCTCTTATTCGCTGGGGTACTAGACCCGACCAGACAGAACTGATTGGCACTTTGGGTACGATTGTTGAACAGGTAACTACAACAGGATTTCAAGCACCTGCGATCGCTGTGATCGGCAAAGTGGTGGACTTGCGTTCCCTTTTACTACCTCACAAATAA
- a CDS encoding sirohydrochlorin chelatase, with protein MISSYAYLLVFHGSRDCRTHAAVLNLKNLLIAKYKSKNILTQENYLGKNSFDCESKSTIVSDLDWIPLIEVAALELGDRSLSQSLIDFAQKANGQGFKQIKVIPLFLAPGVHVQSDIPAEISLASKQLDNQVTIELSPYLGKYSGIISLLANRFDELSAKTRILIAHGSRLLTAGEYYQNLSNQLNAELAYWSTIPKFTQQIKAQIALGSEKIAILPYFLFPGKITEAIATEIEELRQEYPQIELLLGEPLGSTPAIAELIAKEA; from the coding sequence TTGATTTCATCCTACGCTTATCTCCTAGTTTTTCACGGTAGTAGAGACTGTCGCACTCATGCTGCCGTTTTAAATCTTAAAAACCTATTAATCGCCAAATATAAATCCAAGAACATATTAACTCAGGAAAATTACTTAGGGAAGAATTCGTTTGATTGTGAGTCTAAATCAACAATAGTTTCAGACTTGGATTGGATTCCTTTAATTGAAGTAGCCGCCTTAGAGTTAGGGGATCGATCTTTGAGTCAAAGCTTAATTGACTTCGCCCAAAAAGCAAATGGACAAGGATTTAAGCAGATTAAGGTAATTCCCTTATTTTTAGCTCCTGGAGTTCACGTTCAGTCAGATATTCCTGCTGAAATTAGCTTAGCTAGTAAACAGCTAGACAACCAAGTAACTATTGAATTATCTCCATATTTAGGTAAATATTCGGGAATAATTTCGCTGTTGGCAAATCGATTTGACGAATTATCAGCAAAAACACGTATTTTAATTGCCCATGGTAGTAGACTACTTACGGCAGGCGAATATTATCAAAATTTGTCAAATCAGTTAAACGCGGAGCTAGCCTACTGGTCTACTATTCCTAAGTTTACTCAACAAATTAAAGCGCAAATAGCTTTAGGCAGTGAGAAAATCGCCATTTTGCCCTACTTTTTATTTCCTGGCAAAATCACCGAAGCGATCGCCACGGAAATTGAGGAATTACGGCAGGAATATCCCCAAATCGAGTTGCTGCTAGGCGAACCCCTTGGGTCAACGCCTGCGATCGCCGAATTAATTGCCAAAGAAGCTTAA
- a CDS encoding polysaccharide biosynthesis tyrosine autokinase encodes MLSNNSNDQYTNNSSSSVTPSRDSLDVSLSEYLVKVKRRWKPALAVFLLTLGVAGCLSLLQKKTYEAEGKLLFKQKSAGAIGEIGKEAGTLNTILNDQTPLSTQIQVLESEPVIQQVIDRQKLTDNNGEPLKPEDFRKKLVAEVVGGTDVVGVSYKHSDPKVASNVVNTIMDVYIQTQIESNQSQPGAAKEFIDGQLPQIEAKVKSAEEQISAFRAQNGIVDLSEEKRGLVSNLGSINQQITVTGSELQGMQAQSAALQGQLGLDLEQAVKANQLGSYPEVQSILDQLAETESSLAKERQRFSDQHPAVISLNEKKDALTQQLRSLIAANVGEGVEVSQGLLRNENSTKENQLEKFISFKIEELSLQKQVGALYNSQQELIKRAKVLPELEQKDRELVRQAESAGKTYETLLNNLQEATIAANSKSGNADVVEYAALPDKGNSGRAILLGMGVIMGAFLANLTVILLEMQDRSINSLVEIKKKFPYPTVGITRLEPPMYQGRIVTRDEPDSFSSEVYRMIQANLKFLTNDKPPKVILVTSSVPEEGKSTVTANLAAAISQLGRSVLLVDADLRRSSQHHLWGVDNHKGLKDIVVDNVSPLSVIRQPMPKLSLLTSGIVEANPLAILDSPKMSDFIGRSRREYDLILIDVPPLPVTADVLTISKLVDGILFVTRPGIVEHESAELAQEALATTGQKILGMVVNGVKANEFDRYSYHGRYGKKYFEKGNVQYEGSQNNFNGTQNLSNMPEGNNANGSISRAKL; translated from the coding sequence ATGTTGAGTAATAACTCTAACGATCAATATACAAATAACTCCTCCTCATCGGTTACTCCCTCAAGAGATTCTTTGGATGTTAGTTTGAGTGAATATCTAGTTAAAGTAAAAAGACGTTGGAAACCAGCTTTAGCCGTCTTTCTTTTAACATTGGGAGTGGCTGGATGTCTGAGTTTATTACAAAAGAAAACATATGAGGCAGAAGGAAAGCTGCTGTTTAAGCAAAAAAGTGCTGGAGCTATTGGTGAAATTGGCAAGGAAGCAGGTACTTTAAATACGATCTTAAATGACCAAACTCCTTTAAGTACTCAAATTCAAGTCTTAGAATCTGAGCCTGTGATTCAACAGGTAATCGATCGTCAAAAGTTAACGGATAACAATGGCGAACCTTTAAAGCCCGAAGACTTTAGGAAAAAACTTGTAGCCGAAGTCGTCGGTGGAACAGATGTAGTGGGCGTTAGCTATAAGCATTCCGATCCCAAAGTAGCATCTAATGTCGTCAATACTATCATGGATGTCTATATTCAGACTCAAATTGAAAGTAATCAAAGTCAGCCTGGCGCTGCTAAAGAGTTTATCGATGGTCAATTACCTCAAATAGAAGCCAAAGTTAAAAGTGCGGAAGAACAAATTTCCGCTTTTAGAGCGCAAAATGGCATTGTTGATTTGAGCGAAGAGAAAAGAGGTTTAGTCAGTAATTTAGGCTCGATCAATCAGCAAATCACGGTAACGGGTTCTGAACTACAGGGGATGCAGGCTCAGTCTGCTGCTCTTCAAGGACAGTTAGGTTTAGATCTAGAACAAGCGGTTAAAGCCAATCAATTAGGATCATATCCTGAAGTCCAAAGCATTTTGGATCAACTAGCCGAGACTGAATCATCTTTAGCTAAAGAACGCCAAAGGTTTAGCGATCAACATCCTGCCGTAATTAGTTTAAATGAAAAGAAAGACGCTTTAACCCAACAGTTAAGAAGCTTAATTGCTGCCAATGTGGGTGAGGGAGTTGAGGTTTCTCAAGGTTTGTTGCGCAATGAAAATAGCACAAAAGAAAATCAACTCGAAAAATTTATTAGCTTCAAAATTGAAGAGTTGAGCCTGCAAAAACAGGTTGGCGCTTTGTACAATTCTCAGCAAGAGTTGATCAAAAGAGCTAAAGTTCTACCTGAATTAGAGCAAAAAGATCGTGAACTAGTGCGTCAGGCTGAATCGGCAGGGAAAACTTATGAGACTCTACTTAATAATTTACAAGAAGCGACGATCGCTGCCAACAGTAAAAGCGGTAATGCCGACGTGGTTGAATATGCTGCTTTACCTGATAAGGGTAACTCAGGTAGAGCTATCTTATTGGGAATGGGCGTAATTATGGGTGCATTTCTAGCTAACTTGACAGTTATTTTGCTGGAGATGCAGGATCGCTCAATTAATTCTTTAGTTGAAATTAAAAAGAAATTTCCCTATCCAACTGTGGGCATCACTCGTTTAGAACCACCTATGTATCAGGGGAGAATCGTCACCAGGGATGAGCCTGACTCTTTCTCCAGTGAAGTCTATCGGATGATTCAAGCGAATCTTAAGTTTTTGACTAATGATAAGCCACCTAAAGTAATCTTAGTCACTAGTTCTGTTCCTGAAGAGGGTAAGTCTACTGTAACAGCTAATTTAGCGGCGGCGATCTCTCAATTAGGTCGCAGTGTATTATTAGTAGATGCGGATCTGCGTCGTTCTTCTCAACATCATCTTTGGGGCGTAGACAATCACAAGGGACTCAAGGATATTGTCGTCGATAACGTTAGCCCCTTGTCTGTGATCAGACAACCCATGCCCAAACTGAGCTTACTAACTAGTGGGATCGTTGAAGCTAATCCCTTGGCAATTTTAGATTCGCCTAAGATGAGTGATTTTATTGGTCGTTCGCGCCGAGAATACGATCTGATCTTGATTGATGTTCCTCCTTTACCTGTGACGGCAGATGTTCTAACCATTAGTAAGCTGGTAGATGGCATTTTATTTGTGACTCGACCAGGAATTGTGGAGCATGAAAGTGCTGAACTTGCTCAAGAAGCTTTGGCAACCACAGGACAGAAAATTTTAGGGATGGTAGTCAATGGAGTCAAAGCAAATGAATTTGACCGTTATTCCTATCATGGCCGTTATGGGAAGAAATACTTTGAAAAAGGTAACGTTCAGTATGAAGGAAGTCAAAATAACTTTAATGGCACTCAAAACTTGTCTAATATGCCTGAAGGCAACAATGCCAATGGTAGTATTAGCAGAGCAAAATTATAA